One window from the genome of bacterium encodes:
- the rplI gene encoding 50S ribosomal protein L9 encodes MKVLLKADVPKIGKKGELLEVKEGYARNFLFPSGLAVEASGGTMKQYEEGKKAEERKKLKEREEALALAAKLKGTTITLRHKAGEEGRLFGSITSAEIADALKEKGLEIDKKKIHLDDPIRLVGHHDVKIKLHPEVTASLPLEVMKL; translated from the coding sequence ATGAAGGTCCTTCTCAAGGCGGATGTCCCCAAGATCGGCAAAAAGGGCGAGTTGCTCGAGGTGAAGGAGGGCTATGCCCGCAATTTCCTTTTCCCCAGCGGCCTGGCCGTGGAGGCTTCCGGCGGGACCATGAAGCAATATGAGGAAGGAAAGAAGGCCGAAGAACGCAAAAAGTTGAAGGAAAGGGAAGAAGCCCTGGCCCTGGCCGCCAAGCTCAAAGGAACGACCATTACGCTCCGCCATAAGGCGGGGGAAGAGGGCCGCCTCTTCGGGTCCATCACTTCCGCCGAGATCGCCGACGCCCTGAAGGAAAAGGGCCTGGAGATCGACAAGAAGAAGATCCACCTGGACGATCCCATCCGCCTGGTCGGTCACCACGACGTCAAGATCAAGCTCCATCCCGAAGTGACCGCCAGCCTGCCCTTGGAAGTGATGAAGCTTTAG
- a CDS encoding DUF2232 domain-containing protein — METLVALILQLAIMGFLFVMAAISVVLALVRGYQPRSVVLAGAGALGLLLCGILAIGREDPKENLAVSIQNYFTDAHFEKDWEANTKAALKMNVSAEKMAAFKDQYHKYFYDLLPSWLGAACLVYGLFAYYLVSFVLSRLTQRVPRAMPFKDWVIPEPLVFGLIGAGALKLIAGPSRELDLLAGNGLVLFGAIYVLSGFSIVAFLFNKWRLPATLRVLSYLILVQLPLETVGVLGVLDVWFDFRKIKSRKPEIMA, encoded by the coding sequence TTGGAAACGCTCGTTGCCTTGATCCTTCAGCTGGCCATCATGGGGTTCCTCTTCGTGATGGCCGCGATCTCGGTCGTCCTCGCCCTGGTCCGGGGTTACCAGCCCCGGTCCGTGGTGCTGGCGGGCGCGGGCGCCTTGGGCCTGTTGCTTTGCGGGATCCTGGCCATCGGCCGTGAGGATCCCAAGGAGAACCTGGCCGTTTCCATCCAGAACTACTTCACCGACGCCCATTTCGAGAAGGATTGGGAGGCCAACACCAAGGCGGCCCTCAAGATGAACGTCTCGGCCGAAAAAATGGCCGCCTTCAAGGACCAGTACCACAAGTACTTCTACGACCTGCTGCCTTCCTGGCTGGGGGCGGCCTGTCTGGTCTATGGGCTCTTCGCTTATTACCTGGTCTCCTTTGTCCTCTCTAGGCTCACCCAAAGGGTCCCCCGGGCCATGCCCTTCAAGGACTGGGTCATTCCCGAACCCCTGGTCTTCGGCCTGATCGGGGCGGGGGCCCTGAAACTGATCGCGGGACCCTCGCGGGAGCTGGACCTGCTGGCGGGGAACGGGTTGGTCCTGTTCGGGGCGATCTACGTGCTGAGCGGGTTCAGCATCGTGGCCTTCCTTTTCAACAAGTGGCGCCTGCCCGCGACCCTGCGGGTGTTGAGCTACCTCATCCTCGTGCAGCTTCCCCTGGAGACCGTCGGGGTCCTGGGCGTGCTGGACGTCTGGTTCGACTTCCGCAAGATCAAATCGCGAAAACCGGAGATCATGGCGTAG
- the ssb gene encoding single-stranded DNA-binding protein, producing the protein MPDFNKVFLMGRLTKDPELRYTAGGAPVANLRMAINRVYQSQSGEKKEEVCYVTVVVWRKQAEAAGEYLKKGDPLFVEGRLQSKSWETEDKQKRTVLEVVADRVQFLNRGGKGGGSSEPSHEGTEDEGAPQGQASGSEEDIPF; encoded by the coding sequence ATGCCTGATTTCAATAAAGTCTTCCTGATGGGCCGGCTGACCAAGGACCCCGAGCTGCGCTATACGGCCGGCGGGGCCCCGGTGGCCAACCTTCGCATGGCCATCAACCGCGTCTATCAGTCCCAGTCGGGAGAAAAGAAGGAAGAGGTCTGCTACGTGACCGTCGTGGTCTGGCGCAAGCAGGCCGAAGCCGCCGGGGAGTACCTGAAAAAGGGCGACCCGCTTTTCGTCGAGGGGCGTCTCCAGAGCAAGAGCTGGGAGACCGAGGACAAGCAGAAGAGGACCGTGCTGGAAGTGGTCGCCGACCGGGTGCAGTTCCTGAACCGGGGCGGCAAGGGCGGCGGCAGTTCCGAACCCAGCCATGAAGGCACGGAGGACGAAGGCGCCCCGCAAGGACAGGCTTCCGGATCCGAAGAGGACATCCCCTTTTAA
- the rpsF gene encoding 30S ribosomal protein S6, with amino-acid sequence MSNLLKYDVIYILDPNSTTEEQAAVSAKVEQIVADHKGTVLKKDDWGKRRLAYLVQKHREGHYIFFHLQISTETVAEVTRNLRLMEKVIKFSVVKDTISHLKPRPRPVRTSAPRPATSSGPSAPHRSPDAVSAPSASAPVSAPAPAPAPSAPAPTNP; translated from the coding sequence ATGTCGAATCTTTTGAAGTACGACGTCATCTACATTCTCGACCCCAACTCGACGACCGAAGAGCAAGCCGCCGTTTCGGCGAAGGTCGAACAGATCGTGGCCGACCACAAGGGCACGGTGCTGAAGAAGGACGATTGGGGCAAGCGCCGCCTGGCCTATCTGGTGCAGAAGCACCGCGAGGGCCATTACATCTTCTTCCATCTCCAGATCTCCACGGAAACCGTCGCTGAGGTCACCCGTAACCTGCGGTTGATGGAAAAGGTCATCAAGTTCAGCGTGGTGAAGGACACCATCAGCCACCTGAAGCCGCGTCCGCGCCCGGTGCGCACCAGCGCTCCCCGGCCCGCGACTTCCTCGGGCCCCAGCGCCCCCCATCGGTCGCCCGATGCCGTGTCCGCTCCGTCGGCTTCGGCTCCGGTGTCCGCCCCGGCACCCGCGCCCGCTCCTTCCGCACCCGCGCCAACGAACCCCTAA
- a CDS encoding diphosphate--fructose-6-phosphate 1-phosphotransferase, whose product MSSHLSNLQSARSGYQPKLPKVLAGNPSKVSPKAGKASRSISDQAAIQKLFAKTYGQPEVTFTTGKAPAAAKQAIKVALVLSGGQAPGGHNVVAGLFDGLKKLNKKNVLIGYLGGPSGLVENKKVEITEKFLAPYRNTGGFDIIGSGRTKLESAEQFEAVRKNLKSAGVSALVVVGGDDSNTNAAVLAEYFLAQKADIRVIGCPKTIDGDLKNEQIEVSFGFDTATKVYSELAGNVGRDCLSAKKYWHFMKVMGRSASHIALEVALKVRPNVCLISEEIAENKWTLAQITDQVAQVVADRAAQKKNYGIAVVPEGLLEFIPEMKKLIGELNDLLAHNEEFEKLEGAARKIEFVADRLGKESQAAFKSLPPSIQAQLLADRDPHGNVQVSKIETEKLLIEAVELRLKQWKKEGKFNGKFSGQGHFFGYEGRCADPSNFDADYCYSLGYTAAFLVASGLTGYLSSVRDLLKPASQWKAGGVPLTMMMNMERRHGKDKPVIQKALVDLKGKPFKAFAANRKKWAAGDEFTSPGPIQFWGPAQVADAVPETLRLERGK is encoded by the coding sequence ATGAGCTCGCATCTTTCAAATTTGCAATCCGCCCGGTCCGGTTACCAGCCCAAACTGCCCAAGGTCCTCGCCGGTAATCCTTCTAAGGTCTCCCCCAAGGCGGGTAAGGCCAGCAGGTCCATCAGCGACCAGGCCGCCATCCAAAAGCTCTTCGCCAAGACCTATGGCCAACCCGAAGTGACCTTCACGACCGGCAAGGCTCCGGCCGCCGCCAAGCAGGCCATCAAGGTGGCGCTGGTGCTGTCCGGGGGGCAGGCGCCCGGCGGCCATAATGTGGTGGCGGGTCTTTTCGACGGTCTTAAGAAACTCAACAAGAAGAACGTGCTCATCGGCTATTTGGGCGGACCTTCGGGTCTAGTCGAGAACAAGAAAGTGGAGATCACCGAGAAGTTCCTGGCTCCTTACCGGAACACCGGCGGCTTCGACATCATCGGGTCAGGCCGGACCAAACTGGAAAGCGCGGAACAATTCGAGGCGGTGCGGAAGAACCTGAAGTCGGCCGGGGTCTCGGCCCTGGTCGTGGTTGGCGGCGACGATTCCAACACCAACGCGGCGGTGCTAGCCGAATATTTCTTGGCCCAAAAGGCCGACATCCGGGTCATCGGTTGCCCCAAGACCATCGATGGGGACCTGAAGAACGAACAGATCGAGGTGAGTTTCGGGTTCGACACCGCCACCAAGGTCTATTCGGAACTGGCGGGCAACGTGGGCCGCGATTGCCTCTCGGCCAAGAAATACTGGCACTTCATGAAGGTCATGGGCCGCTCGGCTTCCCATATCGCGCTCGAGGTGGCCCTGAAGGTCCGCCCCAATGTCTGCCTTATCTCCGAGGAGATCGCGGAGAACAAGTGGACCTTGGCCCAGATCACGGACCAGGTGGCCCAAGTGGTGGCCGACCGGGCCGCCCAAAAGAAGAACTATGGCATTGCGGTGGTGCCGGAAGGGTTGCTCGAGTTCATCCCGGAGATGAAGAAGCTCATTGGGGAGTTGAACGACCTCCTGGCCCATAACGAGGAGTTCGAGAAGCTGGAAGGCGCCGCCCGGAAGATCGAATTCGTCGCCGACCGTCTGGGTAAGGAGAGCCAGGCGGCCTTTAAGTCCTTGCCTCCCTCCATCCAGGCCCAGCTCCTGGCCGACCGGGACCCCCATGGGAACGTTCAGGTCTCCAAGATCGAGACCGAGAAGCTCCTCATCGAGGCCGTGGAACTGCGGTTGAAGCAGTGGAAGAAAGAAGGGAAGTTCAATGGGAAGTTCTCGGGCCAAGGCCACTTCTTCGGCTACGAGGGACGCTGTGCCGACCCCTCCAACTTCGACGCCGATTACTGTTATTCGCTGGGCTATACCGCCGCTTTCCTGGTGGCCTCGGGCCTGACGGGCTACCTTTCCAGCGTCCGGGATCTCCTGAAGCCAGCTTCCCAATGGAAGGCGGGGGGCGTGCCCCTGACCATGATGATGAACATGGAACGTCGTCACGGGAAGGACAAGCCCGTCATCCAGAAGGCCCTGGTGGACCTGAAGGGCAAGCCCTTCAAGGCTTTCGCGGCCAACCGGAAGAAATGGGCGGCGGGGGATGAGTTCACCAGCCCCGGTCCCATCCAGTTCTGGGGCCCGGCCCAGGTGGCCGACGCGGTGCCCGAGACCCTTCGCCTGGAACGGGGCAAATAA